DNA sequence from the Acidimicrobiales bacterium genome:
GTGGGGACGATCGATGCTGCGGCGTCAGGTCCTCGGAACGGTCCTGCTCGTGCTGTTCGTCGCCATGACCAGCGGGACGGTGGCAGCCGCCGTCGCCTCGGCCCGCCGTGCCGACAGCAGCATCGGCCGGTTCACCGAGCAGTCGCTGGACTTCGATGCCACGCTGTTCAGCTGCCCGCCGGGCGTCGACCCCAATGGCTTCGACAGCCAGTACGCCGTCACCACGGCCTGTCTGAATCCGCACCACGCCGCCGACGACATCATCGACTCGCCCGACGAGCTCGAGGCTCTGGTCAGGGCCCGCAACAGCGAGGGCGTGACGGCCCGGCTATCCGCCGGTTTCTGCTGGCCCTGGTCGAACCCAAGAAGCGACGGCACCCTCGTCGCCGATGTCGCACTCGACAC
Encoded proteins:
- a CDS encoding DNA/RNA helicase domain-containing protein, with the protein product MLRRQVLGTVLLVLFVAMTSGTVAAAVASARRADSSIGRFTEQSLDFDATLFSCPPGVDPNGFDSQYAVTTACLNPHHAADDIIDSPDELEALVRARNSEGVTARLSAGFCWPWSNPRSDGTLVADVALDTWSMPWNAKPDARKLAPGIPKSHYWTSDPAGIDQVGCVYTAQGFEYHYAGVVWGRDLVYRPGQGWVGQPQFSHDTVVKRAKADFVELVKNTYRVLLTRGLLGCYVYFEDGPTRDFVLSRVERPDA